From a single Toxoplasma gondii ME49 chromosome II, whole genome shotgun sequence genomic region:
- a CDS encoding hypothetical protein (encoded by transcript TGME49_222400~Predicted trans-membrane domain (TMHMM2.0):147-170:179-202:234-257:261-284:403-426), which produces MAAAVSAPDSAGFASAYLDAPVAGEKLAKPGENESFYSQSEARSSRPSISASDRVSAGPQTLGNPLYSAAYLPGCRPEVVAAAGEAHSSEEAKTDLQNVSVTAFEMADKLATNIYELPHQLREGANVIQERTHSTALQIVHRFGVEALVLVAYSFLGIATMIGVTFAVHSKGYFKGIPHGFLSWNSFVAKSIVTGILYGVFSRFLRHSFSYWDKRIEAHYEAGSSPEVIDNMRQIFSFLLSLGGFEACTCLFIVQLFGSFSFCAFLFVVPVATLLRTVARALLLDYVRNEGVSLATLSALYTRQRLLGEAGEAAEPQTHADRRQSGFLTKAALCMLEGPLSFFGPCELYDEDRASLDVGASSLHSSLLAPNNEADSHSSSRVAGVATSLRQISFRVSQAACHTVDGFLTFELCAVLSLLMFQFSLARFFLQNALVFAVACVLASRAAELIDCFLPSWGACQVGRRTSRNFLEEEREADALEQGTRHACSAGTQENVKSGEGSLSFSPATTKTAGVDEEREASFSSYYQIPAGEGARAERAHGENDAHSRDRFFYRETDEADRDSAFDELRSEEDSEPRKAGRQQMVDEAETGVASSWLNMILAAAKPTGEEGDEEEDGEEDGDAEED; this is translated from the exons ATGGCTGCTGCCGTGAGCGCTCCCGACTCGGCTGGATTCGCCAGCGCGTACTTGGACGCCCCCGTCGCCGGCGAGAAGCTCGCGAAGcccggagaaaacgagagctTCTACTCTCAGAGCGAGGCTCGCTCGTCGCGTCCCTCGATATCCGCCTCCGACCGCGTCTCCGCAGGGCCGCAAACCCTCGGAAATCCTCTGTACTCGGCTGCTTACCTCCCAGGTTGCAGACCTGAAGTCGTTGCGGCGGCAGGAGAAGCGCATTCTtcggaggaggcgaagacggatCTCCAAAACGTCTCCGTCACCGCCTTTGAAATGGCAGACAAACTGGCGA cgaaCATATACGAATTGCCCCACCAACTGCGCGAAGGAGCTAACGTGATTCAAGAACGTACACACTCAACCGCTCTCCAAATCGTGCACCGTTTCGGAGTGGAGGCTTTGGTTCTTGTGGCCTATAGCTTCCTCG gCATCGCGACGATGATTGGAGTGACGTTCGCTGTTCACTCAAAGGGATACTTCAAGGGCATCCCCCACGGTTTCCTCAGCTGGAACTCTTTCGTCGCGAAGAGCATCGTCACGGGGATTCTCTAtggcgtcttctcgcgcttcctccgCCACAGCTTCTCGTACTGGG ACAAGCGCATCGAAGCCCACTACGAGGCCGGCTCCTCTCCGGAGGTGATCGACAACATGCGGCAGatcttttccttcctgctCTCGCTGGGCGGCTTCGAGGCCTGCACCTGCCTGTTTATTGTGCAGCTCTTCGGATCTTTCAGCTTCtgcgctttcctcttcgtcgtccccGTCGCCACTCTGCTGAGAACAGTGGCCCGagcgctgcttctcgactATGTGCGCAACGagggcgtctctctcgcgactCTCTCGGCGCTGTACACCAGACAGCGCCTCTTGGGAGAAGCTGGGGAGGCAGCGGAGCctcagacgcatgcagacaggcGCCAGAGTGGTTTCTTGACGAAGGCGGCGCTCTGCATGCTCGAGGGACCTCTGAGCTTCTTCGGCCCTTGCGAAC TCTACGACGAAGACCGCGCTTCGCTCGACGTCGG agcttcttcgctgcactCTTCGCTGTTGGCGCCTAACAACGAAGCCGACTCGcactcttcgtctcgcgtcGCGGGTGTGGCGACTAGCTTGCGCCAAATttccttccgcgtctcccaGGCTGCATGCCACACCGTCGACGGCTTCCTCACCTTTGAGTTGTGCGCCGTCCTCTCGCTGCTGATGTTCCAGTTCAGCCTCGCGCGGTTCTTCCTCCAGAACGCGCTGGTCTTCGCCGTTGCATGCGTGCTGGCCTCCCGGGCCGCGGAGCTCATCGACTGCTTCCTCCCCAGCTGGGGAGCCTGCCAGGTGGGGCGCAGAACCTCCCGAAACTTcctggaagaagagcgagaggcggaCGCGCTGGAGCAAGGAACgagacacgcatgcagtgccgGCACTCAGGAGAACGTGAAGAGCGGAGAGGggtcgctctccttctcgccggcgacgacgaagactgcgggcgtcgacgaggagcgagaagcttccttctcgtcctaCTACCAGATCCCTgcgggagaaggcgcgagagcagagagagcgcatggagagaacgacgcgCACAGCCGCGACAGATTCTTCTACCGGGAGAcggacgaagcagacagagataGCGCGTTCGACGAGCTCcggagcgaagaagacagcgagccGAGAAAAGCCGGACGCCAACAGATGGTcgacgaggcagaaacggGCGTCGCGTCCTCGTGGCTGAACATGATCCTCGCTGCGGCGAAGCCgaccggagaagaaggagatgaagaggaagacggagaagaagatggagatgcagaagaggacTGA